In Rickettsiella endosymbiont of Aleochara curtula, one genomic interval encodes:
- the dnaG gene encoding DNA primase: MSLAPIPQEFINELLARVDIVQLIDARVPLRKKGKNYIACCPFHSEKTPSFTVTPEKQFYYCFGCSVGGNGISFLMEYEKLSFVEAVSLLAEQMGMEVPQHAKQQEAYKASANLYGLLEEVTQFYTKELRHNTHAITYLKQRGLSGEIAKKFNLGYAPGAWDTLLKTFGDKESLFAAGLLVKKSESQGYYDRFRDRIVFPIRDRRGRVIGLGGRVLAQQEPKYLNSPETTLFHKGKELYGLYETFQANRQLERILVVEGYMDVLALFQVDLPFAVATLGTATSRDQISRLMSHTQEIIFCFDGDIAGKKAAWRVLEQSLDLLSDGYILRFLLLPNGEDPDSLIQKKGRTAFITCLQQAQSLGEFLFGYLLTQVDINQLEGKARLAKLAVPLIEKVAVGIMQHKLFEQLAALVNMDVVTLKKVTINDKSNSIKTMQKKIYPPNSANRSSPMRLAIALLVQFPQIVKSLSDKQCQTLNRLELPGSDLLVKLFLLLKQNPELTSAMLLEYWREDESRYKILQQLINYPLTIPESGVQAEFHDLLKHLKKAAAEGQIDKILQQGRQSGLNEAEKKHLYHLMLNNINDK; encoded by the coding sequence ATGTCACTAGCGCCCATCCCACAAGAATTTATTAATGAACTTTTAGCGCGCGTTGATATTGTCCAGCTTATTGATGCACGTGTTCCTCTGCGAAAAAAAGGTAAAAATTATATTGCCTGTTGTCCCTTTCACTCCGAAAAAACACCATCCTTTACCGTTACGCCTGAAAAACAATTCTATTATTGCTTCGGTTGTTCTGTAGGTGGAAATGGCATAAGTTTTTTAATGGAATATGAAAAACTAAGCTTTGTGGAGGCGGTAAGTTTATTGGCCGAACAAATGGGCATGGAAGTTCCGCAACATGCAAAACAACAAGAAGCTTATAAAGCTTCTGCTAATCTTTATGGTTTGTTAGAAGAGGTGACGCAGTTTTATACCAAAGAATTACGACATAATACACACGCTATTACTTATCTAAAACAGCGTGGACTGTCCGGCGAGATAGCAAAGAAGTTTAACTTAGGTTATGCACCAGGGGCTTGGGATACTTTGCTCAAAACTTTTGGTGATAAAGAAAGTTTATTTGCAGCGGGTTTATTAGTAAAAAAATCCGAAAGTCAAGGTTATTATGATCGTTTCCGAGATCGCATTGTGTTTCCTATACGGGATAGAAGAGGACGTGTGATCGGCTTGGGTGGTCGCGTCTTAGCACAGCAGGAACCCAAGTATTTAAATTCGCCTGAAACGACGCTTTTTCATAAAGGCAAAGAACTGTATGGTCTTTATGAAACATTCCAGGCCAATCGTCAGCTGGAACGCATCTTAGTGGTTGAAGGTTACATGGATGTTTTAGCGTTGTTTCAAGTTGATCTTCCTTTTGCGGTTGCAACCTTGGGCACGGCAACCAGTCGTGACCAAATAAGTCGTTTGATGAGTCATACACAAGAAATAATTTTTTGTTTTGATGGGGATATTGCCGGAAAAAAAGCCGCATGGCGCGTACTCGAACAAAGTTTAGATTTATTAAGCGATGGTTATATACTGCGTTTTTTACTATTACCCAATGGCGAAGATCCAGACTCTTTAATACAGAAAAAAGGACGCACGGCATTTATTACTTGTTTACAGCAAGCGCAATCTTTGGGTGAATTTTTATTTGGTTATCTGTTAACACAAGTTGATATCAATCAATTAGAAGGTAAAGCACGCCTAGCAAAGTTAGCTGTCCCGCTCATTGAAAAAGTGGCGGTGGGTATTATGCAACATAAATTATTTGAACAACTGGCGGCTTTAGTGAATATGGATGTAGTGACATTAAAAAAAGTGACCATCAATGATAAAAGCAATTCAATAAAAACTATGCAAAAAAAAATATACCCGCCTAATAGCGCTAATCGTTCTTCACCGATGCGTTTAGCGATTGCTTTATTAGTACAGTTCCCTCAAATCGTTAAATCGCTTTCTGATAAACAATGCCAAACCTTAAATCGACTAGAACTACCTGGCAGTGATTTATTAGTTAAATTATTTTTACTGCTCAAACAAAATCCAGAGTTAACGAGTGCTATGTTATTAGAATATTGGCGAGAAGATGAGTCTCGCTATAAAATCCTCCAACAATTGATCAATTATCCCTTAACTATCCCCGAGTCAGGAGTCCAAGCCGAATTCCATGATTTACTTAAGCATTTAAAAAAAGCCGCCGCAGAAGGACAAATCGATAAGATATTACAACAAGGAAGGCAATCCGGCTTAAACGAAGCAGAAAAAAAACATTTATATCATTTGATGTTAAATAACATCAATGATAAATAG
- the ald gene encoding alanine dehydrogenase: protein MHIGVPKEIKNHEYRVAIVPSIVRELTDHGHQVFVETNAGSGIDISDNDYQEAGAVILNTAQEVFKQGNLILKVKEPQPQECAYLNEEKTLFTFLHLAADKKQTELLLASNCTAIAYETVTDARGGLPLLAPMSEVAGRMSIQAGAHCLEKAQGGRGILLSGVPGVASSSVVVLGGGVVGSNAIRMALGLEAQVTVLDKSAAKLKELDLHFGGQLNTIFSTQDAIEKYVPLADLLIGAVLVPGAEAPKIVTRDLLKKMRPGSVVVDVSIDQGGCFATSRPTTHTDPTYIVDDIVHYCVSNMPGAVPRTSTFALTHATLPYILALANKGIYSALAEDAHLRNGLNISRGRITHQAVANVFDKPYVSAREVLSA from the coding sequence ATGCATATTGGTGTTCCTAAAGAAATTAAGAACCATGAGTATCGAGTGGCTATTGTGCCTTCTATTGTTCGTGAATTGACTGATCACGGTCATCAGGTGTTTGTGGAAACGAATGCAGGGAGTGGGATCGATATTTCAGATAATGACTATCAAGAAGCCGGTGCTGTCATACTTAATACAGCACAAGAAGTTTTCAAGCAAGGCAATCTGATTCTTAAAGTTAAAGAACCCCAGCCACAAGAATGTGCTTACTTAAATGAAGAAAAAACTTTATTTACTTTTTTGCATTTGGCCGCCGATAAAAAACAAACTGAATTATTATTAGCTTCGAATTGTACCGCTATTGCTTACGAAACCGTCACTGATGCTCGCGGTGGTTTACCTTTGTTAGCACCGATGAGTGAAGTGGCGGGACGTATGTCGATACAAGCCGGCGCACATTGTTTAGAGAAAGCACAAGGTGGACGCGGTATTTTATTATCCGGTGTTCCAGGCGTTGCATCATCGAGTGTCGTAGTGTTAGGCGGTGGCGTAGTGGGTAGTAATGCCATCCGTATGGCCTTAGGTTTAGAAGCGCAAGTGACCGTTTTAGATAAATCCGCGGCAAAGCTAAAAGAGTTAGATCTACATTTTGGCGGACAACTTAATACGATTTTTTCCACACAAGATGCCATAGAAAAATATGTACCGCTGGCAGATTTATTAATAGGCGCAGTGTTAGTACCCGGCGCTGAAGCGCCGAAAATTGTTACACGAGATTTATTGAAAAAAATGCGTCCAGGTTCGGTAGTGGTGGATGTATCTATCGATCAAGGCGGATGTTTTGCGACGAGCCGACCGACAACGCACACGGATCCTACGTATATTGTCGATGACATCGTGCACTATTGCGTGAGTAATATGCCCGGCGCAGTGCCACGTACTTCTACATTTGCTTTAACGCATGCCACACTGCCTTATATTTTAGCCTTAGCTAATAAAGGTATTTATAGTGCGTTGGCTGAAGATGCACATTTACGTAATGGTTTAAATATTTCACGTGGTCGCATTACCCATCAGGCCGTGGCGAATGTATTTGATAAGCCTTATGTTTCAGCACGGGAGGTTTTAAGTGCTTAA
- a CDS encoding leucyl aminopeptidase family protein, with the protein MLNCFIHESSRSIPITAILPEQWQDWLMGQTKATQQWLQVINFIAKPGSYSLLPGTAGQLQHVLLVRSDAADFWTFGLLPNVLPEGHYHIEDIDKPKLLEQIALAWGLGAYEFTRYKKSTRPLVQLLISKKNHTDLIIKLEAIYRVRNMINTPADDMDPAELVENVFQIGKKYHATVTQIVGADLLTANYPAIYTVGKASCHEPRLVDLTWGDSKHPKITLVGKGVCFDSGGYNLKSSGNMLAMKKDMGGAANAIGLAEMIMAHQLPVRLRLLIPAVENLVSGNAYKPGDIIQTRHGLTVEVGNTDAEGRLILADALCEADSESPELLIDFATLTGAARGAVGTEISAFFTDQEPLAHEIIQHSQQQQDPVWRLPLYKPYQKLLDTKFADLNNCGSSPFAGAITAALFLRSFISEETTWLHFDFNAYNVNTRPGRPEGGEAMAILAVFSYLLDRYPI; encoded by the coding sequence GTGCTTAATTGTTTTATTCATGAATCCTCGCGCTCGATCCCAATTACGGCCATTTTGCCAGAACAATGGCAAGATTGGTTAATGGGTCAGACCAAAGCCACCCAGCAATGGTTACAGGTTATTAATTTTATTGCAAAACCAGGAAGTTATAGCTTACTTCCTGGCACAGCGGGGCAACTGCAGCACGTTCTATTGGTACGTAGTGATGCGGCAGATTTTTGGACGTTCGGTTTACTACCCAATGTACTACCGGAAGGACATTATCATATCGAAGATATCGATAAACCCAAATTACTGGAACAGATTGCTTTAGCTTGGGGTCTGGGTGCTTATGAATTTACCCGTTATAAAAAATCAACTCGCCCCTTGGTGCAATTGCTTATATCAAAAAAGAATCATACCGACTTAATAATAAAGCTTGAGGCGATTTATCGCGTGCGTAATATGATCAATACACCAGCAGATGATATGGATCCAGCTGAACTGGTAGAAAATGTATTTCAGATCGGCAAAAAATATCATGCTACAGTGACACAGATAGTCGGTGCTGATTTACTCACCGCTAACTACCCAGCAATTTATACGGTGGGTAAAGCGAGCTGTCATGAACCGCGTTTAGTTGATTTAACCTGGGGTGATAGCAAACATCCAAAAATTACCTTAGTGGGTAAAGGTGTATGCTTTGATTCGGGTGGCTATAATTTAAAGTCTAGTGGCAATATGTTGGCCATGAAGAAGGATATGGGTGGAGCCGCGAATGCTATCGGCTTGGCTGAAATGATTATGGCGCATCAATTACCAGTGCGATTACGTTTATTAATTCCTGCAGTGGAAAATTTGGTATCGGGCAACGCTTATAAACCCGGAGATATTATTCAGACTCGACATGGTTTAACCGTAGAGGTAGGTAATACGGACGCCGAAGGTCGTCTTATTTTAGCGGACGCACTCTGTGAAGCGGATAGCGAAAGCCCAGAATTGTTAATCGATTTTGCTACGTTAACCGGTGCAGCAAGAGGTGCAGTTGGAACGGAAATAAGTGCCTTTTTTACCGATCAAGAACCATTGGCGCATGAAATAATTCAACATAGTCAACAGCAACAGGATCCAGTATGGCGTCTGCCCTTATATAAACCCTATCAAAAACTGCTTGACACTAAATTCGCAGATTTAAATAATTGCGGCTCTTCGCCTTTTGCCGGCGCGATTACCGCGGCGTTATTTTTGCGAAGTTTTATTAGTGAAGAAACGACGTGGTTACACTTTGATTTTAATGCTTACAATGTTAATACTAGACCCGGCCGGCCAGAGGGTGGAGAAGCGATGGCGATATTAGCGGTATTTAGTTATTTATTAGATCGATATCCTATTTAA
- a CDS encoding GNAT family N-acetyltransferase, translated as MPDIYFEKNPETNQLKVTIETERLIMQSTTHSHFSDYKNLFTMPENMYKVMDGNPWSADKIGEQHHQWVARWNNDSPFSSLAILKNDTDEFIGHVLLGDGDQPGSAELAYVFDKKFWGKGYGKEAIPIMVQEYAPELVKRDYRLTGKKFTRIEATARTDNQASIRLLLAAGMSKFSEKLKWGKQRQFFFVNTIDLIKIETQNEIFNEKCSLIS; from the coding sequence ATGCCAGATATTTATTTTGAAAAAAATCCAGAAACCAATCAGTTAAAGGTAACTATAGAAACTGAACGACTGATTATGCAGTCAACCACCCATTCCCATTTTTCTGATTATAAAAATCTATTTACAATGCCAGAAAATATGTACAAAGTTATGGATGGAAATCCATGGAGTGCAGATAAAATAGGAGAGCAACACCATCAATGGGTAGCAAGATGGAATAACGATAGTCCTTTCAGCTCATTGGCTATTTTAAAAAATGATACGGATGAATTTATAGGACATGTATTATTAGGTGATGGCGATCAACCCGGCTCTGCTGAGTTAGCGTATGTTTTTGATAAGAAATTCTGGGGGAAAGGTTATGGTAAGGAAGCTATTCCTATTATGGTACAAGAATACGCACCGGAATTAGTTAAACGTGATTATAGGTTGACAGGAAAAAAGTTTACGCGTATTGAAGCAACTGCGCGCACAGATAATCAAGCGTCTATTAGATTATTACTAGCGGCAGGGATGAGTAAATTTTCTGAAAAACTTAAATGGGGGAAACAACGCCAGTTTTTCTTCGTAAATACCATAGATTTGATAAAAATAGAAACACAAAACGAAATTTTTAACGAAAAATGTAGCTTAATAAGCTAA
- the folD gene encoding bifunctional methylenetetrahydrofolate dehydrogenase/methenyltetrahydrofolate cyclohydrolase FolD encodes MTANIIDGKAIAQQIRVKLKRRLEERRIKNLITPGLAVILVGEDIASQIYVRNKRDACRDAGINSFAYDLPQQTTEQELLNLINSLNADQKVHGILIQLPLPSSINTAHIIESVDPKKDVDGFHPTNLGLLAQGRPFLRPCTPYGVVHLLNYEKIALKGLNAVVVGTSNIVGKPMALELLNAGCTITLCHSATRDLQQHVQCADLLVSAIGKAGVIQSTWIKPGAIVIDIGITRGANGKLHGDIEFSSAKQIAGYITPVPGGVGPMTVAMLLENTLFAAEHSHVE; translated from the coding sequence ATGACCGCAAATATCATCGATGGCAAAGCGATTGCTCAACAAATACGTGTAAAACTTAAACGTCGACTGGAAGAACGGCGTATAAAGAATTTAATTACTCCTGGCTTAGCTGTGATTTTAGTGGGTGAAGATATCGCTTCGCAAATTTACGTGCGGAATAAACGCGATGCCTGTCGCGATGCTGGAATAAATTCCTTTGCCTACGATTTGCCTCAGCAGACCACCGAGCAAGAATTGCTTAACTTGATTAATAGCTTGAATGCTGACCAGAAAGTGCACGGTATATTGATCCAACTGCCACTTCCGTCATCCATTAATACCGCACATATCATAGAAAGTGTCGATCCAAAAAAAGATGTCGATGGTTTTCATCCGACGAATTTAGGTCTATTAGCCCAAGGCCGGCCCTTTTTACGTCCTTGTACTCCTTATGGTGTAGTGCACTTATTGAATTATGAAAAAATTGCATTAAAAGGTTTGAATGCGGTCGTTGTGGGTACTTCGAACATCGTGGGCAAACCGATGGCTTTAGAACTGTTGAATGCAGGATGCACTATCACACTCTGTCATAGCGCAACCCGTGATTTACAACAACATGTTCAGTGTGCCGATTTATTGGTGAGTGCCATCGGTAAAGCCGGCGTTATTCAAAGCACTTGGATCAAACCTGGTGCAATTGTGATAGATATTGGTATTACGCGCGGGGCGAATGGAAAACTGCATGGCGATATCGAATTTTCCAGCGCTAAACAAATCGCCGGTTACATTACTCCAGTGCCGGGTGGCGTCGGTCCTATGACCGTGGCGATGTTATTAGAAAATACGTTATTTGCTGCTGAACATAGTCATGTTGAATAA
- the serS gene encoding serine--tRNA ligase, which produces MLDPKYLRNDIQIEEIAKQLANRGYQLDTRLVSRLEARRKALQSETENLQNTSNRSAKAIGLAKSKGESITALLEEVAGIKKQREVCESQLKDILAELSAIYLTIPNLPHTSVPVGQDESQNKTQRHWGKVPNFDFAVKDHVALGEANGLMDFASASKIAGSRFVVLYGRLARLQRALIQFMLEMHTKEHKYQEVYVPYVANTESLIGTGQLPSFAEDLFSIKGEHGFYLIPTAEVSVTNLARDTIYAAGDLPKKYVAHTPCFRSEAGSYGKDTRGMIRQHQFEKVELIRFVEPKNSYQALEELTQEAESILQKLELPYRVVSLCTGDLGFSSAKTYDLEVWLPSQNTYREISSCSNFESFQARRLAARWRNPETSKIELIHTINGSGLAVGRTLVALMENYQTKEGKIRIPEVLKDYIQDDFI; this is translated from the coding sequence ATGTTAGATCCTAAGTATTTACGTAACGATATTCAAATTGAAGAAATCGCCAAGCAGTTGGCTAATCGCGGCTATCAACTCGATACACGCTTAGTCTCGCGTTTAGAAGCGCGGCGCAAAGCATTGCAATCCGAAACTGAAAACTTGCAAAACACCAGTAATCGCAGTGCCAAAGCGATAGGTTTAGCAAAGTCCAAAGGGGAATCCATCACTGCCTTATTAGAAGAAGTTGCCGGGATAAAAAAACAACGCGAAGTATGTGAGAGTCAACTCAAGGATATTCTTGCTGAATTGTCAGCTATTTATCTGACTATTCCCAATTTACCGCACACATCAGTACCCGTTGGACAAGATGAATCTCAGAACAAGACACAACGTCATTGGGGGAAAGTACCTAATTTTGATTTTGCTGTAAAAGATCATGTCGCATTAGGCGAGGCAAACGGTTTGATGGATTTTGCCAGCGCAAGCAAAATTGCTGGATCGCGTTTTGTTGTTTTGTATGGTCGTTTGGCAAGATTACAGCGCGCGTTGATACAATTTATGTTAGAGATGCATACTAAGGAACATAAGTATCAAGAAGTCTATGTACCGTATGTCGCCAATACGGAAAGCTTAATCGGTACCGGTCAATTACCCAGTTTTGCTGAAGACTTATTTAGCATAAAAGGCGAGCATGGCTTTTATCTTATCCCTACCGCCGAAGTATCCGTCACTAATCTTGCCCGCGATACTATTTACGCGGCGGGGGATTTACCGAAAAAATATGTTGCACATACACCGTGTTTTCGTAGTGAAGCCGGTTCCTATGGTAAAGATACACGCGGCATGATCCGTCAACATCAATTTGAAAAGGTAGAACTGATTCGTTTTGTCGAACCCAAAAATTCCTACCAAGCTCTAGAAGAATTAACTCAAGAGGCAGAATCGATACTGCAAAAATTGGAGTTACCTTATCGCGTCGTATCTTTGTGTACCGGCGATTTGGGTTTTAGTTCAGCAAAAACCTATGATCTAGAAGTATGGTTGCCGAGTCAAAATACCTATCGTGAGATTTCATCGTGTAGTAATTTTGAATCGTTTCAAGCGCGTCGTTTAGCAGCCCGTTGGCGAAATCCAGAAACCAGTAAAATTGAATTGATACATACGATTAATGGTTCCGGTTTAGCGGTAGGACGGACCTTAGTCGCACTGATGGAAAATTATCAAACCAAAGAAGGAAAAATACGTATACCGGAAGTGCTAAAAGATTATATTCAAGACGACTTCATTTAA